A single genomic interval of Picosynechococcus sp. PCC 7003 harbors:
- a CDS encoding DUF4040 domain-containing protein, with amino-acid sequence MSGSNFDWFVGAIALLLPVTAGLLVAQKNPYYALVIRGILGAIAALLYAMFGAADVALTEALVGTMLSITLYAVAVRSSMSLRLGVLATGTDTVNLIQKVNPLLKQVISKYHLRLEPVVFEDTQVLEQALAQKAVHCILRVDGHDQIQILKTRVPRLYEIFKTSALTDVIELQLLELQPAPDVVGQSSPQSLMENHQS; translated from the coding sequence ATGAGCGGATCTAATTTTGACTGGTTTGTGGGGGCGATCGCCTTATTGTTACCGGTGACGGCAGGATTATTGGTCGCCCAGAAAAATCCCTACTATGCGCTGGTGATTCGGGGGATCCTGGGGGCGATCGCCGCGCTCCTGTACGCGATGTTCGGGGCGGCGGATGTGGCCTTAACCGAAGCATTGGTGGGGACGATGCTGTCCATTACTCTGTATGCGGTGGCCGTGCGTTCCTCAATGAGTCTGCGTTTAGGGGTTTTGGCCACTGGCACAGATACGGTTAATCTCATCCAAAAAGTCAACCCGCTGCTCAAGCAGGTGATCAGCAAATATCATTTACGCCTGGAACCAGTGGTTTTTGAAGATACCCAAGTCCTGGAGCAAGCCCTGGCGCAGAAAGCTGTGCACTGTATTTTGCGGGTAGATGGCCATGATCAAATCCAGATCCTAAAAACCCGTGTGCCACGCCTCTATGAAATTTTTAAAACCTCGGCCTTGACGGACGTGATCGAACTGCAACTGCTGGAGCTTCAGCCTGCCCCTGATGTCGTTGGGCAGTCGTCGCCGCAATCCCTTATGGAGAATCATCAATCATGA
- a CDS encoding monovalent cation/H(+) antiporter subunit G yields the protein MINILSYGCIIVGVIFWFWGTAPLLGNRSVLFKLHTLSVSDTLGSMAIMAGLLLKIPREWPLLILAIIALAIWNTVLGYVLAYCSSRGGGDERI from the coding sequence TTGATCAATATCCTCAGCTACGGCTGCATCATTGTGGGGGTGATTTTCTGGTTTTGGGGCACTGCTCCCCTGCTGGGTAATCGTTCTGTACTGTTTAAATTACATACTTTGTCGGTCTCTGACACCTTGGGGTCGATGGCGATTATGGCGGGGCTACTGCTAAAAATTCCCCGGGAATGGCCCCTGCTGATTTTGGCAATTATTGCCCTAGCGATTTGGAATACGGTGCTGGGGTATGTGTTGGCCTATTGTTCGAGTCGTGGAGGTGGTGATGAGCGGATCTAA
- a CDS encoding cation:proton antiporter, which yields MIGILDIFLILMIWFLLTADLSAANILIGVLIAILMPGKRFDGAQIKDWLHVFWEIIIAIPQAYFEAFEMIFRPHLYETVTMERVKPNRTPGLIFLDIFLITFTPKTIVLHYHKDGWYEVHRVQRRKLK from the coding sequence ATGATCGGCATTCTCGATATTTTTCTAATTTTAATGATCTGGTTTCTGCTCACAGCAGACCTGAGTGCAGCCAATATTCTCATCGGCGTGCTCATTGCAATCTTGATGCCCGGCAAACGCTTTGATGGGGCTCAGATTAAAGATTGGCTCCATGTGTTTTGGGAAATTATCATTGCGATTCCCCAGGCCTATTTCGAAGCCTTTGAAATGATTTTTCGCCCCCATCTCTATGAAACAGTCACCATGGAGCGGGTGAAACCAAATCGGACTCCAGGCTTAATTTTTCTCGATATTTTTCTCATTACCTTTACCCCCAAAACGATCGTGCTGCATTACCACAAAGACGGTTGGTATGAAGTCCACCGTGTGCAAAGGAGGAAACTCAAATGA
- a CDS encoding cation:proton antiporter — protein MNELTIGWVIFPFVVGFSIYLLPNVDRYLAIFVSICSLIFGLVQIFQPEPYSLKLLGMYGVDLLVDDQSGYFILTNAAVAIAVTLYCWKSAKSAFFFTQLVVLQGALNAVFVCADLISLYVALEAISIAAFLLMTYQRTDRSIWIGLRYLFLSNTAMLFYLIGAVLVYQATKSFAFAGLAEAPNEAIALIFLGLLTKGGVFVSGLWLPLTHSEAETPVSAMLSGVVVKAGIFPLLRCGILVPDLDLWLRLFGMATALLGITFAILETDAKRLLAFSTISKLGLLLSAPAVAGLAALSHGLVKSSLFLMAGQLPTRNCQELRQTKISRSLWIPLAIACLSMVGMPLLVGFSSKALLLKNIAPWQEIGLNIAAVGTALAFAKFLFIPQDAATKFTAKSATFWGAIAFLFSGVVLANGFYLEAYQLENIPKALIKIAIGWALYWLIMKRIEFKLPRIFEAFEQLIGAMSVVLTGLFWMVTL, from the coding sequence ATGAATGAATTGACCATTGGCTGGGTAATTTTTCCCTTTGTCGTGGGATTTAGTATTTATCTACTACCAAATGTTGATCGTTATCTGGCGATTTTCGTTTCTATTTGTTCGCTGATCTTTGGCCTTGTTCAAATTTTTCAGCCGGAACCCTACAGCCTCAAGCTCCTGGGAATGTATGGGGTGGATCTGTTGGTGGATGACCAGAGCGGCTATTTTATTTTGACCAATGCGGCGGTGGCGATCGCCGTGACGCTTTACTGCTGGAAAAGCGCTAAGAGTGCCTTTTTCTTTACCCAGTTGGTGGTTTTACAAGGGGCCCTCAATGCTGTTTTTGTCTGCGCCGATCTGATTAGTCTCTATGTTGCCCTGGAGGCCATTAGCATCGCGGCTTTTCTGTTGATGACCTACCAGCGCACCGACCGTTCCATTTGGATTGGTCTCAGGTATTTATTTCTCAGCAATACGGCGATGCTGTTCTATCTCATTGGGGCAGTACTGGTTTACCAAGCGACAAAATCCTTTGCCTTTGCGGGTCTGGCTGAAGCGCCCAATGAGGCGATCGCCCTGATTTTTCTCGGCTTACTCACCAAGGGAGGCGTCTTTGTGTCGGGGCTCTGGTTGCCCTTGACCCACTCCGAAGCAGAAACCCCCGTATCGGCAATGTTGTCTGGTGTTGTGGTCAAAGCGGGGATCTTTCCCCTCCTGCGCTGCGGCATTTTGGTGCCAGACCTGGATCTGTGGCTGAGACTATTCGGGATGGCCACCGCCTTGCTGGGGATTACCTTTGCCATTCTCGAAACCGATGCCAAACGTTTACTGGCCTTTAGTACCATCTCAAAATTGGGATTATTGCTCTCGGCACCGGCGGTGGCGGGTTTGGCGGCCCTCTCCCATGGTTTAGTGAAATCTTCTTTATTTTTGATGGCGGGTCAATTGCCCACCCGTAATTGTCAGGAACTCCGTCAAACCAAAATTTCTCGCAGCCTGTGGATTCCCTTGGCGATCGCCTGCCTGTCGATGGTGGGCATGCCGTTACTGGTTGGGTTTAGCTCGAAAGCCCTACTGTTGAAAAATATTGCGCCTTGGCAGGAAATCGGCTTAAACATTGCCGCTGTGGGTACGGCCCTGGCCTTCGCCAAATTCCTATTTATTCCCCAGGATGCCGCGACAAAATTTACCGCCAAAAGCGCGACGTTTTGGGGGGCGATCGCCTTTCTATTCAGTGGTGTCGTCCTCGCCAATGGTTTTTATCTCGAGGCCTATCAACTGGAAAATATCCCCAAGGCCTTAATCAAAATTGCCATTGGTTGGGCGTTGTACTGGCTCATTATGAAGCGCATCGAGTTCAAGCTTCCCCGGATCTTCGAGGCGTTTGAGCAGTTGATCGGCGCCATGAGCGTTGTCTTAACTGGATTATTTTGGATGGTGACCCTATGA
- a CDS encoding cation:proton antiporter: MDDITIIWILLPFVVGFSIYLLPRWNRYFALAIAGLSVAYSIGLLWSLEPFTLELLDSFGVTLMFDELSGYFILMNGLVTGAVLLYCFDKQKSPFFYTQLVILHGAVNATFCCADLISLYVALECIGIAAFLLITYSRSDRSLWVGLRYLFISNTAMLFYLIGAVLVYQASYSFAFSGLAVAPKEAIALIFLGLLTKGGIFVSGLWLPLTHGESETPVSALLSGVVVKAGVFPLARCALLVPELDPIVRLFGVGTALLGVGYAVFEKDTKRMLAFHTVSQLGFVLAAPAVGGFYALTHGLVKGALFLTAGQLSSRNFKILREQSIPRAYWWVLVLACASISGLPFLAGYSSKILTMKNILPWQSFALNVAAVGTAISFAKFIFLPTKTDPSLKISPNFYGAVVLLLGGLFVTNSFYLEAYQPSNILKALVTIGIGWLAYGLIFQRITVKLPRVVEQFEHLVGVMSLVLTGLFWLVLA, encoded by the coding sequence ATCGACGACATCACAATTATTTGGATTTTGTTGCCGTTTGTGGTGGGGTTTAGTATTTATCTCTTGCCCCGCTGGAACCGTTATTTTGCCTTGGCGATCGCCGGCCTCTCGGTGGCCTATAGTATCGGTCTGCTTTGGAGTCTAGAGCCTTTTACCCTAGAACTCTTGGATAGCTTCGGCGTTACCCTGATGTTCGATGAACTGAGTGGCTACTTCATTTTGATGAATGGGCTGGTGACGGGGGCTGTACTCCTTTACTGTTTCGATAAACAGAAATCACCGTTTTTCTATACCCAACTGGTGATTCTCCATGGGGCGGTGAATGCGACTTTCTGCTGTGCAGATTTGATCAGTCTGTATGTGGCCCTAGAGTGCATTGGGATTGCCGCATTTTTATTGATCACCTATTCCCGCAGTGATCGCTCCCTCTGGGTTGGCCTGCGCTATTTATTCATTAGCAATACCGCGATGTTGTTTTATCTCATCGGTGCGGTATTGGTCTACCAGGCGAGTTATTCCTTTGCTTTTTCGGGTTTAGCGGTGGCCCCCAAGGAGGCGATCGCCTTAATTTTCCTCGGCTTGCTCACCAAGGGGGGCATTTTTGTCTCCGGTCTGTGGCTCCCCCTCACCCATGGGGAATCAGAAACCCCCGTATCCGCCCTTTTATCAGGGGTCGTGGTTAAAGCTGGCGTTTTTCCCTTGGCCCGGTGTGCCCTACTCGTGCCAGAACTCGATCCTATCGTGCGTTTATTTGGCGTGGGGACAGCCCTATTGGGGGTTGGCTATGCGGTGTTTGAGAAAGATACAAAACGAATGCTGGCTTTTCATACCGTTTCCCAATTGGGCTTTGTGTTGGCCGCTCCGGCGGTAGGGGGGTTTTATGCTCTCACCCATGGCCTCGTTAAAGGTGCGCTTTTTCTCACGGCGGGACAGTTATCGAGTCGCAACTTTAAGATCTTGCGCGAACAGTCGATTCCCCGGGCGTACTGGTGGGTCTTGGTGCTGGCCTGTGCCTCGATCTCTGGACTGCCCTTTTTGGCGGGCTACAGTTCTAAAATTCTGACGATGAAGAATATCCTGCCTTGGCAAAGCTTTGCCCTCAATGTGGCGGCGGTGGGGACAGCGATTTCCTTTGCGAAATTTATTTTTCTCCCGACCAAAACAGACCCCAGTCTCAAAATTTCGCCTAATTTCTATGGCGCGGTTGTGCTGCTCCTGGGGGGGTTGTTTGTGACCAATAGTTTTTATCTGGAAGCTTATCAACCCAGTAATATCCTCAAGGCTTTGGTGACCATTGGCATCGGCTGGCTGGCCTATGGGCTGATTTTCCAACGGATTACGGTTAAGCTGCCCCGGGTGGTAGAGCAATTTGAACATCTCGTGGGGGTGATGAGTCTGGTGTTGACGGGTTTGTTTTGGCTGGTGTTGGCATAG
- a CDS encoding cation:proton antiporter subunit C, with product MSMSILEACVFAVIFIGFFGIIFKKNLIMKILAMDVMSTGVIAYYILVAARGGIFAPIVDAEQEAIAYADPVPQAVILTAIVIGFSIQALMLVGVMKLSRDNPTLETSEIEKSHTP from the coding sequence ATGTCTATGTCTATACTCGAAGCCTGTGTATTTGCGGTGATCTTTATTGGGTTTTTCGGCATCATCTTTAAAAAAAATTTGATTATGAAAATCCTGGCCATGGATGTGATGAGTACCGGGGTGATTGCGTATTACATTCTTGTGGCGGCCCGAGGGGGGATTTTTGCTCCCATTGTGGATGCTGAACAGGAGGCGATCGCCTATGCCGATCCGGTGCCCCAGGCCGTTATTTTGACGGCGATTGTGATCGGATTTTCGATTCAAGCCTTGATGCTCGTGGGCGTGATGAAGTTGTCACGGGATAATCCGACCTTAGAAACCAGCGAAATCGAAAAAAGCCATACGCCATGA
- a CDS encoding cation:proton antiporter: MLCPTILPGSLPGFTDFLPSLSLATTPEADYGSFVLTGVLMTLVVIYAMSKLGGELSKRVGLPPVLGELVGGVLVGVSALHLIVFPETGATAADSSLMLFLQQLGGLDGTALEHIFASQSEVISVLAELGVIVLLFEIGLESDLRELSKVGSQAAVVAIVGVVAPFLLGTVGLVTLFHTPVIPAIFAGAALTATSIGITSKVLSDLGQLKSTEGKIIVGAAVIDDVLGIIVLAVVASLAKTGEVDLLNVVYLIIGASAFLLGSILLGKFFNQGFEAIAAKLKTRGALLIPAFAFALVMAIIANLIHLEAILGAFAAGLVLDETDLRKELDRQVMPIADFLVPIFFVTVGAKADLGVLNPFESANRAGLVIAAFLIVVAIVGKVITGWAVFGQPGVNRLAIGFGMIPRGEVGLVFAGIGSASGVLDKPLEAAIIVMVILTTFLAPPLLQAVLNKPQDPDVPAEREALEKMSV; the protein is encoded by the coding sequence ATGCTATGTCCCACAATACTTCCCGGCAGTTTGCCAGGATTTACAGATTTCCTTCCTTCCCTGTCCCTGGCGACGACCCCAGAGGCTGACTACGGTTCATTTGTGTTAACTGGCGTTTTAATGACCCTAGTGGTGATCTATGCCATGAGTAAGTTGGGGGGAGAACTCTCCAAGCGGGTCGGTTTGCCCCCCGTGCTAGGGGAACTGGTCGGGGGCGTCCTAGTTGGGGTCTCTGCTTTACATTTGATTGTCTTTCCGGAAACAGGAGCAACGGCTGCCGACTCAAGCTTAATGCTGTTTTTGCAGCAGCTTGGCGGTTTAGATGGCACTGCCCTTGAGCATATTTTTGCCAGCCAAAGTGAAGTGATCTCAGTCTTGGCAGAGCTCGGGGTCATTGTGCTGTTATTTGAAATTGGCCTCGAATCAGACCTCCGGGAGCTGAGTAAAGTGGGTTCCCAGGCTGCGGTGGTCGCGATTGTCGGGGTGGTGGCACCTTTCCTTTTGGGGACGGTCGGTCTCGTGACCTTGTTCCATACCCCGGTTATCCCCGCTATTTTTGCTGGGGCAGCCCTCACGGCCACGAGTATTGGCATTACCTCTAAGGTGTTGTCGGACTTGGGCCAGCTAAAGTCTACCGAAGGCAAAATTATCGTTGGTGCTGCGGTGATTGACGATGTGCTGGGGATTATTGTTTTAGCAGTGGTCGCGAGTTTGGCCAAGACTGGGGAAGTGGATCTCCTAAATGTGGTCTATCTGATTATTGGTGCCAGTGCTTTTCTGTTGGGCTCAATCCTGCTCGGTAAGTTCTTTAACCAAGGTTTTGAGGCGATCGCCGCCAAATTAAAAACCCGTGGCGCGTTGTTGATTCCGGCCTTTGCCTTTGCGTTGGTAATGGCAATCATTGCGAACTTGATCCATTTGGAAGCCATTTTAGGGGCCTTTGCGGCTGGTCTGGTGTTGGATGAAACGGATCTCCGTAAAGAGTTAGACCGTCAGGTGATGCCCATTGCCGACTTTTTAGTACCCATCTTTTTTGTCACCGTGGGGGCAAAAGCAGACCTCGGCGTTCTCAACCCCTTCGAGTCCGCCAACCGCGCCGGATTAGTGATTGCTGCTTTCTTGATCGTTGTGGCAATCGTCGGGAAGGTAATCACGGGCTGGGCTGTCTTTGGTCAGCCGGGGGTGAATCGTTTGGCCATTGGTTTTGGCATGATTCCCCGGGGGGAAGTGGGCCTGGTTTTTGCGGGCATCGGTTCTGCCAGCGGTGTGTTGGATAAGCCCCTAGAAGCCGCCATTATTGTGATGGTCATCTTGACGACTTTCTTAGCACCGCCTCTACTCCAGGCTGTTTTGAACAAGCCCCAGGATCCGGATGTCCCCGCAGAGCGGGAGGCCCTCGAAAAAATGTCGGTATAG
- a CDS encoding SulP family inorganic anion transporter, translating to MQITNKIHFRNIRGDIFGGLTAAVIALPMALAFGVASGAGAEAGLWGAVLVGFFAALFGGTPTLISEPTGPMTVVMTAVIAHFTASAATTEEGLAIAFTVVMMAGVFQLVFGALKLGKYVTMMPYTVISGFMSGIGIILVILQLAPFLGQANPGGGVIGTLQSLPTLLSNIQPGETALALGTVAIIWFMPERFKKVIPPQLVALVLGTVIAFFVFPPEVSDLRRIGEIRAGFPALVRPSFSATEFQRMILDAAVLGMLGCIDALLTSVVADSLTRTEHNSNKELIGQGLGNLFSGLFGGIAGAGATMGTVVNIQSGGRSALSGLVRALVLLVVILGAASLTATIPLAVLAGIAFKVGVDIIDWSFLKRAHEISPKGAFIMYGVILLTVLVDLIVAVGVGVFVANVLTIERMSNLQSEKVQTVSDADDNIRLTATEKRWLDEGQGRVLLFQLSGPMIFGVAKAIAREHNAMGDCDALVFDIGEVPHMGVTASLALENAIEEALDKERQVYIVGAAGQTRRRLEKLKLFKRLPPDKCLMSREEALKNAVLGIYPHLAEGVAAPSSEMG from the coding sequence ATGCAGATAACCAACAAAATTCACTTTAGGAATATCCGAGGCGATATTTTTGGGGGGCTAACGGCGGCGGTCATCGCGTTGCCCATGGCCCTAGCTTTCGGGGTAGCGTCTGGTGCTGGGGCCGAAGCCGGTCTCTGGGGTGCTGTGCTTGTGGGCTTTTTTGCGGCCCTCTTTGGGGGAACCCCGACCCTCATTTCTGAACCCACGGGGCCGATGACGGTGGTTATGACCGCTGTGATTGCCCATTTCACTGCCAGTGCTGCCACCACAGAAGAAGGTTTGGCGATCGCCTTTACCGTCGTCATGATGGCCGGGGTTTTCCAGCTTGTTTTTGGCGCTCTCAAGCTCGGCAAATACGTCACCATGATGCCCTACACCGTTATTTCTGGCTTCATGTCAGGGATTGGAATCATCCTGGTCATTTTGCAGTTAGCTCCCTTCCTGGGGCAGGCGAATCCGGGGGGCGGCGTTATCGGCACGCTCCAAAGTTTACCGACATTACTCAGTAATATTCAACCGGGCGAAACGGCCTTAGCTTTAGGTACCGTGGCGATCATCTGGTTTATGCCCGAACGGTTCAAAAAAGTGATCCCGCCCCAATTGGTGGCCCTTGTCCTTGGGACGGTGATCGCCTTTTTCGTCTTTCCGCCAGAGGTGAGTGATCTCCGTCGGATCGGTGAAATTAGAGCCGGATTCCCAGCATTGGTTCGACCGAGCTTCAGTGCGACTGAATTCCAGAGAATGATTCTCGATGCGGCAGTATTAGGGATGCTCGGTTGTATCGATGCCCTTTTGACTTCCGTCGTGGCCGATAGCTTGACCCGTACCGAACACAATTCCAACAAAGAATTAATTGGTCAGGGTCTAGGGAACCTCTTTTCTGGGTTGTTTGGCGGGATTGCTGGGGCTGGGGCCACCATGGGCACTGTGGTAAATATCCAGTCTGGTGGTCGATCTGCACTGTCTGGCTTGGTGCGAGCCCTGGTTCTCTTGGTGGTGATCCTTGGCGCTGCCAGTTTAACGGCAACTATTCCTCTCGCTGTATTGGCTGGGATTGCCTTCAAGGTCGGGGTTGACATCATTGACTGGAGTTTCCTAAAACGGGCCCACGAAATCTCCCCCAAAGGAGCCTTCATTATGTACGGCGTCATTCTGTTGACTGTCTTGGTTGACTTGATTGTTGCCGTGGGTGTGGGGGTCTTTGTGGCCAATGTGCTCACCATCGAACGGATGAGTAATCTCCAGTCCGAAAAAGTCCAAACGGTCAGTGATGCTGACGATAATATTCGCCTGACTGCCACCGAAAAACGTTGGTTGGATGAAGGCCAAGGCCGCGTTCTTTTGTTTCAACTCAGTGGGCCGATGATCTTTGGGGTCGCGAAGGCGATCGCCAGAGAACACAATGCGATGGGTGACTGTGATGCCCTCGTTTTTGATATCGGTGAAGTGCCCCACATGGGGGTTACCGCTTCCTTGGCCCTAGAAAATGCCATTGAAGAGGCCCTCGACAAAGAACGTCAGGTTTATATCGTCGGTGCTGCGGGCCAAACTCGCCGCCGTCTGGAAAAACTCAAACTCTTTAAGCGGCTCCCCCCCGATAAATGTTTAATGTCGCGGGAAGAAGCCCTAAAGAATGCCGTGCTGGGAATCTATCCCCACTTGGCGGAAGGTGTTGCGGCCCCCAGTTCAGAGATGGGTTAA
- a CDS encoding murein transglycosylase A: MKIFWSGLTIATLGALASLVSQPGLTQVLQPTTNPGAIALPDYGLWQNPERQKLLNAIDHSLRYIDTNTAQEDYTKVQVPGFSREKVRRSLVRFRQLVQQYPDPRQLHQAIQQEFVFYRSVGKDGMGQVDFTAYFEPAYVASPVKTSEFQYPLYRQPPGFENWSQPHPSRIALEGRDGIPPSNSPLRGHELVWLKSRLEAYLIQVQGSARLQLTDGRTMTIGFDGSTDYEYVSLGKELINEGIFQPEELSLPKLIDYFEANPAELSTYIPRNNRFIFFQETFGSPPIGSIGVPVLAERSIATDKSIFPPGAIAFIATQLPYQRANGDWLKLPVSRYVLDQDTGSAIKGAGRVDIFLGTGPNTQTRAGLVNDPGNLYYLLLKD; the protein is encoded by the coding sequence ATGAAAATTTTTTGGTCTGGTTTAACTATTGCAACCCTGGGAGCCTTAGCCAGTTTGGTCAGTCAGCCGGGCCTCACCCAGGTGCTCCAACCGACCACAAATCCAGGGGCGATCGCCTTGCCGGATTACGGTCTGTGGCAAAACCCAGAACGCCAAAAGTTACTAAATGCCATTGACCATAGCCTGCGTTACATCGATACCAATACCGCCCAAGAGGATTACACAAAGGTACAAGTCCCCGGATTCAGTCGAGAAAAAGTGCGGCGATCGCTGGTACGGTTTCGACAGTTGGTGCAACAGTATCCCGACCCCCGTCAATTACATCAAGCGATCCAGCAAGAATTTGTCTTCTATCGGTCTGTGGGCAAAGATGGTATGGGCCAGGTGGACTTCACCGCCTACTTTGAGCCGGCCTACGTCGCCAGCCCTGTCAAAACCAGCGAATTTCAATATCCTCTCTATCGTCAGCCCCCCGGTTTTGAAAATTGGTCGCAACCCCACCCCAGTCGCATTGCCTTAGAAGGCCGTGATGGTATTCCCCCCAGCAATAGTCCCTTGCGGGGGCATGAATTGGTTTGGCTAAAAAGTCGCCTCGAAGCCTACCTGATTCAGGTGCAAGGTTCTGCCCGGTTGCAATTGACCGATGGCCGCACCATGACCATTGGTTTTGATGGCAGCACCGATTATGAATATGTCAGCCTCGGCAAAGAACTGATCAATGAAGGGATTTTTCAGCCAGAGGAATTGAGCCTCCCCAAGTTAATTGACTATTTTGAGGCGAACCCCGCAGAACTCAGTACTTATATTCCTCGTAATAATCGCTTTATTTTTTTCCAGGAAACCTTCGGGTCACCGCCCATCGGCAGTATTGGGGTGCCCGTCTTAGCAGAACGCTCGATCGCCACCGATAAAAGTATTTTTCCCCCAGGGGCGATCGCCTTTATTGCGACCCAACTTCCCTATCAGCGGGCTAATGGAGACTGGTTAAAACTCCCCGTTAGTCGTTATGTCCTCGATCAAGACACAGGTAGCGCCATCAAAGGAGCCGGACGGGTTGATATTTTCCTCGGCACAGGGCCAAACACCCAAACCCGCGCCGGTCTCGTTAATGATCCAGGAAATCTTTACTATCTCCTCCTCAAGGATTAA
- a CDS encoding co-chaperone YbbN produces MAVKKQFSSFEAMLQAAEKPVLVDFYATWCGPCQIMGKTLEEISPQMANEIQIVKVDGDRYPALASHHGVHAYPTLVLYNKGQLVSRIEGAVAAPQLMQQIRRALQN; encoded by the coding sequence ATGGCTGTCAAAAAACAATTTTCCAGTTTTGAAGCAATGTTACAGGCCGCTGAAAAGCCTGTTTTAGTCGATTTTTATGCAACCTGGTGTGGCCCCTGCCAAATTATGGGCAAAACCCTCGAAGAAATCAGTCCCCAAATGGCCAATGAAATTCAAATTGTCAAAGTAGATGGCGATCGCTATCCAGCCCTTGCCTCCCACCACGGTGTCCATGCCTATCCCACCCTTGTGCTCTACAACAAAGGGCAGTTAGTTTCCCGCATCGAAGGAGCCGTTGCCGCGCCGCAACTGATGCAACAAATCCGCCGCGCCCTCCAAAATTAA
- the fabG gene encoding 3-oxoacyl-[acyl-carrier-protein] reductase — MELLPAAQQCLKDQVAIVTGASRGIGKATAIALATEGAKVVINYARSSAAAEALVAEIQAAGGEAIALQADVSQEDQVNDLVEKTLAQWGQIDILVNNAGITKDTLLMRMKLDAWQAVIDLNLTGVFLCTKAVTKPMMKKRRGRIINITSVAGLMGNPGQANYSAAKAGVIGFTKTVAKELASRNIVVNAVAPGFIATDMTEGLEADEILKYIPLGRYGQPEEIAGMIRFLAADPAAAYITGQTFNVDGGMVMH; from the coding sequence ATGGAGCTTTTACCCGCCGCGCAACAATGTTTGAAGGATCAAGTGGCCATCGTCACCGGGGCCTCTCGGGGGATCGGTAAAGCCACGGCGATCGCCCTCGCCACAGAAGGTGCCAAGGTGGTGATCAACTACGCCCGTTCCAGTGCCGCCGCCGAAGCATTGGTCGCTGAGATTCAGGCCGCTGGAGGAGAGGCGATCGCCCTCCAAGCCGATGTGTCCCAGGAAGATCAAGTCAACGATCTCGTCGAAAAAACCCTCGCCCAATGGGGCCAGATTGATATCCTCGTCAACAACGCCGGGATCACAAAAGATACCCTGCTGATGCGCATGAAGCTCGATGCCTGGCAGGCTGTCATTGACCTCAACCTCACGGGGGTCTTTCTCTGTACCAAAGCCGTCACCAAACCGATGATGAAAAAACGGCGGGGCCGGATCATTAACATCACCTCCGTTGCCGGTCTCATGGGGAACCCTGGTCAAGCCAACTACAGTGCCGCCAAAGCAGGGGTCATTGGTTTTACGAAGACTGTCGCCAAAGAACTGGCCAGTCGGAATATCGTGGTTAATGCTGTGGCCCCTGGGTTTATCGCCACTGACATGACCGAAGGCCTCGAAGCCGATGAAATTCTCAAGTACATTCCACTGGGCCGCTATGGTCAACCGGAAGAAATTGCTGGGATGATCCGTTTCCTCGCCGCTGATCCTGCCGCCGCTTACATTACAGGCCAAACCTTCAATGTTGATGGCGGCATGGTAATGCACTAA
- a CDS encoding methyltransferase domain-containing protein, with protein sequence MVMVRDTNFWEEKYQMAQHRWDLGQAAPPLQDFLAKTSTSPQGEWGVLGCGQGHDAVFLAKQGFSVTGVDFAPSAIAAAKALSQEHGVTLNLLEENIFDLKKSHKSHFDYLFEHTCFCAIAPEQRPDYVTLAATILKPRAKLYGIFYTHSKPGGPPFGTTPQELRQLFAPQFNILALDPIQNSVPSRQGDEHWGIFRKK encoded by the coding sequence ATGGTGATGGTACGGGATACAAATTTTTGGGAAGAAAAATATCAAATGGCTCAACATCGTTGGGATCTGGGCCAAGCAGCACCACCGCTCCAGGATTTTTTAGCAAAGACATCGACATCGCCCCAAGGGGAATGGGGGGTTTTGGGCTGTGGTCAGGGCCATGATGCTGTGTTTTTGGCAAAACAGGGATTCTCGGTAACGGGGGTTGATTTTGCTCCATCGGCGATCGCCGCTGCGAAAGCGTTAAGTCAAGAGCATGGTGTTACTCTTAATTTACTCGAAGAAAATATTTTTGATCTCAAAAAAAGTCATAAAAGTCACTTTGACTATTTGTTTGAGCATACCTGTTTCTGTGCGATCGCCCCAGAACAGCGCCCCGATTACGTTACCCTCGCGGCGACAATCCTCAAACCAAGGGCCAAACTCTACGGTATTTTCTATACCCATAGCAAACCGGGAGGCCCGCCCTTTGGCACGACCCCCCAGGAATTAAGGCAATTATTTGCCCCACAATTCAACATTCTTGCCCTGGATCCGATTCAAAACTCTGTGCCGAGTCGGCAAGGGGATGAACATTGGGGCATCTTCCGGAAAAAATAG